A genomic region of Paenibacillus sp. PL2-23 contains the following coding sequences:
- a CDS encoding IS1380 family transposase produces MKIQFTQSKEILLTTHAGLAAVGALLSHTQLSQRLNRSAVKGMENPIHGNGEVMKSYLGLLCQGKSDFDHIEPFRKDTVFQTCLGIRKVPSSPTLRQRLDAAAQTIDANWNDILLQESADLIRNLNAPVTGLDAGEHTVIPLDIDVSPFDNSGTKKEGVSLTYKGTFGYAPIFAYLGREGYGVNLQLREGSTHSQKDGADFLRETIHYARRITSDRLLVRMDSAHDSLENLQVCHAEKEVDYIIKVNLRGASKESWLRVAEDKGISCEQRPGKTTYIGAITFPQKDFDCNLRQVFQVIVRTIDRDGQVLMFPDVEVNVYWTSLTCSPWRVIELYRDHGTSEQFHSELKTDLDLERLPAGKFDTNELVLHAGVFAYNLLRIMGQESLRQDDAPIRGGVGRRRIRTVIQNIIYIAARVSRHARQTSFNFGRYSPWFQTVRRIYQAFA; encoded by the coding sequence ATGAAGATCCAATTCACCCAATCTAAGGAAATCCTCTTAACAACGCATGCAGGCTTGGCTGCGGTCGGTGCGCTGCTTTCCCATACACAGTTGTCTCAGCGTCTTAATCGCTCAGCCGTTAAAGGAATGGAGAATCCGATCCACGGGAACGGCGAAGTCATGAAAAGCTATCTTGGTCTGCTCTGCCAAGGTAAAAGCGATTTCGACCACATCGAGCCTTTTCGCAAAGATACGGTGTTTCAAACATGCCTAGGTATTCGCAAAGTGCCTTCAAGCCCTACGCTCCGTCAGCGACTGGATGCCGCTGCACAAACAATAGATGCCAATTGGAATGACATTCTGTTGCAGGAATCTGCCGACCTCATCCGAAACCTCAATGCCCCGGTAACTGGACTTGACGCAGGCGAGCATACGGTCATACCGCTGGACATTGACGTTTCGCCGTTCGATAACTCCGGCACGAAAAAAGAAGGTGTCTCCCTCACGTACAAAGGAACATTTGGATATGCCCCCATCTTTGCCTATTTGGGCCGAGAAGGGTATGGCGTAAATCTTCAATTGCGTGAAGGTAGTACACACAGCCAGAAAGATGGTGCTGATTTCCTTCGGGAAACGATTCATTACGCTCGTCGCATTACAAGTGATCGTCTACTCGTCCGTATGGATTCTGCTCACGATAGTCTTGAAAACTTGCAAGTTTGCCACGCGGAGAAAGAGGTTGACTACATCATTAAAGTCAATCTTCGCGGCGCTTCCAAAGAAAGCTGGCTGCGAGTAGCCGAAGACAAAGGGATATCTTGTGAGCAACGCCCTGGGAAGACCACCTACATCGGCGCGATTACATTTCCACAGAAAGACTTCGATTGTAACCTGCGTCAAGTGTTCCAAGTCATCGTGCGTACGATCGATCGGGATGGGCAGGTGCTCATGTTTCCAGATGTGGAAGTGAACGTTTACTGGACATCTCTGACTTGCTCGCCATGGCGTGTCATTGAGCTTTATCGCGATCATGGCACAAGCGAGCAATTTCATAGTGAGCTTAAGACCGATCTAGATTTGGAGCGATTGCCGGCAGGCAAGTTCGATACGAATGAGCTAGTCCTGCACGCTGGCGTATTCGCCTATAACCTGCTTCGCATCATGGGACAAGAAAGCTTACGTCAAGATGATGCACCGATTCGTGGAGGCGTCGGGCGCCGTCGTATCCGAACTGTCATTCAGAACATCATCTACATCGCAGCTAGAGTCAGCCGCCATGCCCGACAAACGTCCTTCAATTTCGGCCGTTACAGTCCATGGTTCCAAACCGTTCGTCGAATCTACCAGGCATTTGCCTGA
- a CDS encoding HAD-IA family hydrolase — translation MEYYRERFKEKGMFENEIYPGIAELLIQLKEHQKKLVVATSKPTVFAEKILQYFSIDQYFELVVGSNLDGTMTAKTDIIQYILDRYNDHEREEFIMIGDRKHDIVGADNTGISSIGVTYGYGSLDEIIQSKPTFIVNDVVGIRDKLLS, via the coding sequence ATTGAGTATTACAGGGAAAGATTTAAAGAAAAAGGAATGTTTGAAAATGAAATATATCCTGGGATTGCCGAGCTTCTGATACAACTAAAAGAGCATCAAAAGAAGTTGGTAGTAGCAACATCTAAACCTACTGTTTTCGCCGAAAAAATATTGCAATATTTTAGCATTGATCAATATTTTGAACTTGTTGTAGGTAGTAATCTTGATGGAACAATGACTGCCAAGACAGATATTATTCAGTATATTTTGGACAGGTACAATGACCATGAAAGAGAAGAGTTTATTATGATTGGCGATAGAAAACATGACATAGTTGGAGCAGATAATACAGGTATTAGTTCCATTGGAGTAACATATGGATATGGGTCATTAGACGAAATAATTCAATCTAAGCCAACTTTTATTGTTAATGATGTTGTTGGAATTAGAGATAAATTATTAAGCTAA